The region CTTGGGGGCGGGTGCCGGAACGATGCGCTGGATCAACTCCATCGCCTGTTCCAGGAATACGCCTGATGGTTTGCCGCCCGCCATTTCGATCCGACCACCTGTCGGAGCTTTGCTGGTGGGAGTGATATTGGCCGTCCGCATTGCCATCGAATTGGCCCAGCCGGCATGCCCGTTGATCCCCTCGAGCCAGACCGGCACATTGCTCGCTGCCGCGTCCAGTTCAATTGCGGTCGGGAAGCGGCCCAGCCCCCACCGATCATGGTTCCATCCGCTCCCGATGATCCATTTGCGCGCCGGATTGGCCGCCACATAATCCCGGATCATGTCCTGCGCCTCGGCCAAGGAACGGGTGCCGGACAGGTCCAGGGTGATATGGGAGAGCCCTAACGCCATGACATGCCCGTGGGAGTCGACAAGGCCAGGGATCAGCGTCTTGCCGCCGCCGTCGAGCTGAAAGGCGGGGCCCTTGGGCCAAGTTTCGCCTTTCTTCAGCCTCTTCTTGCGCGGAGGCGCTTCATAGCGGTTGGGCAGCAGCTTCTCTACCTTGCCCTCGTTGTCGATCAACAATGCCCGGAAGCGGACGACCTTGCCTGTCGAATCCAGGGCAATTCCATTAACATTATCGATGACGCCCGATGCGAGAGCGGGCATGGGTAGCGTAAGGGCGGCGACCGCAGCCAGCAGTGCAGGCTTCATGCCCGGGTGATCCGTCGCACAAGCGCACTTGTATCCTGGCGGTTGCCGCCCATCGCCTGCACATCGCCGTAGAACTGATCGACTAATGCTGTCACAGGTAACGTCGCTCCATTGGCCCGCGCCTCCTCCAGCGCCAGGTCCAAGTCCTTGCGCATCCAGTCAACTGCGAAGCCAAAATCGAAACTGTCCTGAGCCATTGTCTTCCAGCGATTGTCCATCTGCCAGCTTTGCGCTGCTCCTCCCGAAATTGCCTCGAACACCTTGTCCAGGTCCAGGTCCGCCGCTTGGGCAAAGCGTAGCGCCTCCGACAGGCCCTGTATGACGCCGGCGATGCAGATTTGGTTCACCATTTTGGTTGTCTGGCCAGCGCCAGCGGCGCCGACATGGACAATACGCGCTGCATAGGATTGCATCACTATCTGCGCCGCTTCCACCGCTGGTTCCGCGCCCCCGCACATGATGGATAGACGCCCATTTTCTGCGCCCGCCTGCCCGCCCGATACCGGTGCATCTACGCAGTGCAGGCCCCGGCTTTCGCCCTCAACGAACAACTGGCGCGCAATCCGCGCCGAAACGGTCGTGTGGTCTATAAACAGGCCGCCCGGCTTCATGGTGCGGAATGCACCTTCACGGCCCAAGGTGACCTGGGACAGATCATCGTCGGTGCCCACGCAGCTGATGACGATTTCCGCGTCCTCGGCGGCCTTGGCCGGACTTACCGCCACCGCGCCGCCATAGGTTTCCGCCCAGCGCTTCGCCTTGCCGATGGAACGGTTGTAGACTGTCAGATTGTGCCCAGCCTTGGCCAAGTGCCCGGCTATCGGGCCGCCCATGATCCCCAGGCCGATAAACGCGATATTAGCCATATGCCTCGTACAGTTAGCCGCGTGATCTTTCGCCATAGGGCGAGATTTCGATGAGGGCCAGTTCCTTCCGCCGCAAATTTCAGCTAGGGGCGACCCCATGAACACCTTGAGCAAGATCGAAAGCGCGATGCCGCTGCCCGTTACCGTCGATGACATATTGGCGGCGCGCGTGCGGATTTCGGGCGCGGTCGTGCATACCCCGACTATGGTCAGCCAGACGCTGTCCAATATGCTTGGCTGCAAGGTCTTTCTGAAGTTTGAAAACCTTCAGTTCACTGCCGCCTACAAGGAGCGCGGAGCGCTCAACCGGTTGCTTCAGCTGGACAAGGCGGCGAAGGAAAAAGGCGTCATCGCCGCTTCAGCCGGTAATCACGCGCAAGGCCTGGCCTACCATGGCCGCCGTTTGGGCGTGCCGGTGACAATCGTCATGCCCGTGACCACGCCAACGGTGAAGGTGACCCAGACGCAAGGTCATGGCGCGACCGTTGTCCTGCATGGCGAAAAGTTTGATGATGCCAGCACCTACGCGCGCCAGCTCGCCAAGGAGCACGGCCTCACCTTCGTTCATCCGTTCGATGAACCCGATATCATGGCGGGGCAGGGGACGGTCGCGTTGGAAATGCTGGAAGACGCGCCAGAGATCGACACGCTGATCATCCCGATCGGAGGCGGCGGTCTGTTTTCCGGCATGGCGACAGCGGCCAAGGCGATGAAGCCCGATATAAAGGTTTATGGTGTGCAGGCGGAACTTTATCCGTCGATGTACAGCCATATAAAGGGATCGAAACTCGCTTGTGACGGCGACACGCTTGCCGAAGGTATAGCTGTTAAGGAACCGGGCGAACTCACCCGCCGCTTTGTCGAGCGGCTGGCCGACGATGTGCTGCTAGTCAGCGAACGTCATCTGGAAGAAGCGGTAAGCCTGCTGCTACAGATCGAAAAGACCGTGGTGGAGGGCGCCGGGGCTGCTGGCCTCGCCGCACTGATCACGCACAAGGAACTGTTTGCGGGGCGTAATGTCGGCTTGGTGCTGACCGGCGGCAATATCGACACACGCCTGCTGGCAAATGTGCTATTGCGTGACCTTGCTCGATCAGGCCGGTTGGCGCGCCTTCGTATCATTCTGCAGGATCGGCCGGGCGCGCTCTTTCACGTCGCGCGCATTTTCGATCAGGAAGCGGTGAACATTCTGGAGTTGTCGCACCAGCGCATCTTCACCAATCTTCCGGCCAAGGGATTGAGCCTCGACGTCGAGTGCGAGACTCGCGATGGCGCGCATCTGGAACGGCTGGTCACCGCGCTTCGTGCCGCAGGTTATGAGGTCGCTCCGATCGAGGTAGCCTGACCGCCGGCTACGCGGGAGCGCGCATTTTTTTCGTGGTAAATGGACTTTTCATGGAAGGCTGCGGACGTCATAGTCTGTCCATGACTCAGGTTTGGCGCAGCGTTTTGACGGAGATCGTGGCGTGAGCGCACCATTTCGTTTCCCGCGCTTTTTCGTGACTAATCCCAGCCCCTGTCCCTATCTGCCGGGACGGAGCGAGCGGAAGGTTTTCACCGAGCTTAACGGCGACAATGCGGCTGAGCTTAATGATGCACTTGGCCGCATCGGTTTTCGCCGTAGCCAGAATGTGGCCTATCGCCCGAGTTGCGCCGATTGCTCTGCCTGCGTGTCGGTTCGCGTGGTCGCAGGTGAATTCACGCCCAACGCGACCCAGCGCAAGCTCATCCGCCGAAACAGCGACCTTATCGTGACCGCGTGCAAGCCTTGGTCGACAGAGGAGCAGTTCGAACTGCTTCAACGTTACCTTCGCGCGCGCCATCCGGGCGGTGGCATGACCGAGATGGATGAGATGGATTTTGCCGATATGGTCGAGCAGACGCCCGTTGAAAGTCATGTCGTCGAATATCGCGAACCAGGTGAAAATGGCCGCCCCGGCAGATTGATCGGTGCCTGCTTGACGGATCGGCAGGGTGACGGGCTGTCGATGA is a window of Sphingobium sp. MI1205 DNA encoding:
- a CDS encoding NAD(P)-dependent oxidoreductase codes for the protein MANIAFIGLGIMGGPIAGHLAKAGHNLTVYNRSIGKAKRWAETYGGAVAVSPAKAAEDAEIVISCVGTDDDLSQVTLGREGAFRTMKPGGLFIDHTTVSARIARQLFVEGESRGLHCVDAPVSGGQAGAENGRLSIMCGGAEPAVEAAQIVMQSYAARIVHVGAAGAGQTTKMVNQICIAGVIQGLSEALRFAQAADLDLDKVFEAISGGAAQSWQMDNRWKTMAQDSFDFGFAVDWMRKDLDLALEEARANGATLPVTALVDQFYGDVQAMGGNRQDTSALVRRITRA
- a CDS encoding threonine ammonia-lyase, which encodes MNTLSKIESAMPLPVTVDDILAARVRISGAVVHTPTMVSQTLSNMLGCKVFLKFENLQFTAAYKERGALNRLLQLDKAAKEKGVIAASAGNHAQGLAYHGRRLGVPVTIVMPVTTPTVKVTQTQGHGATVVLHGEKFDDASTYARQLAKEHGLTFVHPFDEPDIMAGQGTVALEMLEDAPEIDTLIIPIGGGGLFSGMATAAKAMKPDIKVYGVQAELYPSMYSHIKGSKLACDGDTLAEGIAVKEPGELTRRFVERLADDVLLVSERHLEEAVSLLLQIEKTVVEGAGAAGLAALITHKELFAGRNVGLVLTGGNIDTRLLANVLLRDLARSGRLARLRIILQDRPGALFHVARIFDQEAVNILELSHQRIFTNLPAKGLSLDVECETRDGAHLERLVTALRAAGYEVAPIEVA
- a CDS encoding arginyltransferase; this encodes MSAPFRFPRFFVTNPSPCPYLPGRSERKVFTELNGDNAAELNDALGRIGFRRSQNVAYRPSCADCSACVSVRVVAGEFTPNATQRKLIRRNSDLIVTACKPWSTEEQFELLQRYLRARHPGGGMTEMDEMDFADMVEQTPVESHVVEYREPGENGRPGRLIGACLTDRQGDGLSMIYSFFDTELEQRKGLGNFIIMDHILRAAKAGLPYVYLGYWVEGSQRMQYKVLYRPLEKLSRSGWVRFEPQEQAQAIRGVLPRDEPPLPIELAGIFRK